Proteins from a single region of Psilocybe cubensis strain MGC-MH-2018 chromosome 3, whole genome shotgun sequence:
- a CDS encoding Nuclease 1, mitochondrial: protein MPSAVIVHAAVFTAGVVLGGGIAAAVSSKTAPPPPPPPPSPPARITPPPIVGLDAAGKTSISKELSVESNLPVQLKYGNPGPVSDVLIRKAYVAGYDRRLRHPAWTAEHLTRASLNKPDGEPSGDRQNSKFIEDESIPSMFRARLQDYFRSGYDRGHMVPAADAKSSQAAMDETFLLSNMAPQVGDGFNRHYWAYLEDWCRRLTGSFQDVYIFTVPLYLPRQEADGKWRVTHEVIGSPPNVAVPTHFAKVVLTTKPTSPSTPDVLELSTGAFVLPNAVIKDETPLQSFIVPVDAVERAAGLTLFSDAVKSGSKHICQTTKCDVIVRRFDDAQKKGRKAIAAPK from the exons ATGCCCAGCGCCGTCATAGTTCATGCTGCGGTATTCACAGCAGGTGTTGTCCTGGGTGGAGGCATCGCTGCAGCCGTTTCCAGCAAAACtgccccacctccacctccgccacCTCCGTCTCCACCAGCCCGTATTACCCCGCCTCCCATAGTCGGATTAGACGCAGCTGGAAAGACGTCGATATCAAAGGAATTGTCGGTTGAGTCAAATCTTCCTGTGCAGTTGAAATACGGAAACCCAG GACCTGTATCCGACGTATTAATCCGCAAAGCCTATGTCGCAGGGTACGACAGACGTCTGCGTCACCCAGCCTGG ACCGCCGAACACCTTACGcgtgcttctttgaacaaaCCTGACGGGGAACCTTCCGGAGACCGACAGAATTCCAAGTTCATCGAAGACGAGTCTATCCCTTCCATGTTCCGAGCGCGCCTACAGGACTACTTTAGAAGTGGATATGATCGCGGCCACAT GGTTCCTGCAGCCGATGCTAAATCATCTCAA GCGGCTATGGATGAGACTTTTTTACTTTCCAACATGGCACCGCAAGTTGGAGATGGATTTAATAGGCATT ACTGGGCATATCTCGAAGACTGGTGCCGACGACTTACCGGTAGCTTCCAGGATGTGTACATTTTCACCGTACCTTTATATCTTCCCCGACAAGAGGCGGACGGAAAATGGCGAGTG ACGCATGAAGTTATCGGCTCTCCCCCTAATGTCGCGGTCCCTACTCATTTTGCCAAAGTGGTATTAACCACGAAGCCGACATCTCCTTCGACACCCGATGTCCTAGAACTATCGACTGGCGCTTTCGTTCTGCCCAATGCCGTTATCAAAGACGAAACGCCCCTGCAAAGCTTCATAGTTCCTG TGGATGCTGTCGAACGCGCAGCCGGTCTTACTCTTTTCTCTGATGCTGTCAAATCTGGTTCGAAGCACATTTGCCAAACTACAAAATGCGACGTAATTGTTCGCAGATTCGACGACGCACAAAAGAAAGGTCGCAAAGCCATTGCAGCTCCAAAGTAA
- a CDS encoding RNA-binding post-transcriptional regulator cip2: MSSSPPDISSLTLNSRASQQHLHDSYDYDGRSQPYHFATTQGLQQSPYNHLASIAQSPLKNKPVRSALPSQWLDNNSSDSRSLSPHNNSDFSSGGGSPPLAHLNPPIGPGSPAQQNPDDDVIPTAIVIKNIPFNVKRETLLDIIASLSIPTPYAFNYHLDQQGSFRGLAFANFRQAADADAVVVALNGFDVQGRKLRVEYKKVLQAGEKERIEREKAIRRMRSMQIEKEQNNVNSIYEDYGTPLASSTLSSGFGAPQRSFSTSGAYQPQQQQYSPPGISAMPTPTYPMPLASAPAAPSHPAPSATPSVSEKSASSELDLNDPSTLEIYSRILLFKDDRMRDELAFSRTLSPKQRRVVHLIAQKLGVYHYSVGEGDERYAVVTRIDPQRQQQQQQPQRQPHTLSRAPSAYLSPISPTTTINSLRVKKSMPDMKTLHQQAPRLNSRSSNGNIREGYATISSPSRRTSGGFGSLFSNGNGPFGGSIPPVPSLPPSLGSATLNGGSIDNNSGGGVLRQPRGPGVGGFGRRDSRIGVSESQVSARGGLDAQTYEPLEI; encoded by the exons ATGTCCAGTTCGCCCCCAGATATCTCGTCGCTCACTCTCAACTCAAGAGCCTCTCAGCAGCATCTCCATGACTCTTATGATTACGACGGTCGCTCTCAGCCATATCACTTTGCCACTACCCAGGGTCTCCAGCAGTCCCCCTACAACCATCTTGCCAGCATCGCCCAGTCGCCCCTCAAGAACAAGCCTGTCCGCAGTGCTCTTCCTTCT CAATGGCTCGACAACAACTCGTCCGACAGTCGCTCTCTTTCCCCTCATAACAATTCCGACTTTTCCTCGGGCGGTGGCTCCCCTCCGCTGGCTCATCTCAATCCCCCCATTGGCCCTGGCTCTCCTGCCCAGCAGAATCCAGACGACGATGTCATCCCCACCGCCATAGTCATTAAAAACATTCCATTTAACGTCAAACGTGAGACTCTGCTTGATATCATC GCTTCTTTATCTATTCCCACTCCTTATGCTTTCAATTATCACCTTGATCAACAGGGTTCTTTCCGTGGCCTCGCTTTTGCAAACTTCCGTCAGGctgcagacgcagacgccgtcgtcgtcgccctCAATGGCTTCGATGTTCAGGGGCGCAAGTTGCGTGTAGAGTACAAAAAGGTCCTCCAGGCCGGTGAAAAGGAACGCATTGAGCGCGAAAAGGCTATTCGCAGGATGCGCTCTATGCAAATCGAGAAGGAGCAGAACAACGTCAACTCAATCTATGAGGACTATGGCACTCCTCTCGCTTCTTCTACTCTTTCTTCTGGATTCGGTGCTCCTCAAAGGTCGTTCTCTACCAGTGGTGCGTACCAgcctcaacagcagcagtatTCGCCTCCGGGTATCTCTGCTATGCCTACCCCTACCTATCCGATGCCACTTGCTTCAGCGCCTGCCGCTCCTTCTCATCCTGCCCCTTCGGCAACTCCCAGCGTGTCTGAGAAATCTGCCTCGAGCGAGCTTGACCTCAATGACCCATCCACCCTTGAGATCTACTCTAGGATCTTGCTTTTCAAGGACGACAGAATGCGcgacgaactggccttttccCGAACTCTGTCCCCTAAGCAAAGACGTGTCGTCCATCTGATTGCTCAGAAGCTGGGTGTCTACCACTATTCTGTGGGTGAAGGCGATGAACGTTATGCCGTTGTGACTAGAATTGATCCCCAAAGG caacagcagcagcagcaacccCAGCGCCAGCCTCACACTCTTTCTCGGGCACCCTCTGCATATCTTTCACCAATTAGTCCTACTACCACCATCAACTCTCTTCGGGTTAAGAAGTCTATGCCTGACATGAAGACACTCCATCAACAGGCCCCACGCCTAAATTCCCGTTCTTCCAACGGAAATATCCGAGAAGGTTACGCCACTATTTCCTCGCCGTCTCGCAGGACATCGGGTGGTTTTGGCTCGCTCTTCTCGAATGGCAACGGTCCGTTCGGTGGCTCGATTCCCCCTGTTCCTAGCCTGCCTCCTTCTCTCGGGTCCGCCACGCTGAACGGAGGCAGCATCGATAACAACTCTGGTGGCGGTGTCTTGCGCCAACCTCGCGGGCCCGGTGTCGGTGGATTCGGCAGGCGTGACAGCAGGATAGGGGTTAGCGAGTCCCAAGTTTCTGCGAGAGGTGGGCTTGATGCTCAAACTTACGAACCACTGGAAATCTGA
- a CDS encoding 54S ribosomal protein L17, mitochondrial: MLSRIPSRCAVVGPSFRRGLATEATTASSQQPSPSQLPSEPAKKPSRPHIKTAIILNRSPILTRTPTAFEKAYYSYQARIRRALHNPFPYEFYFKQGTLLETRFNLEERKRERLAFGPGFLEKEDISEEKRQANIAAVEQLAQQEGEGEELMPRQHEADIKNDQKSLDRMGQRNLYLVVQVTENGKDIWRFPQGDVEKGQLLHQAAQKNLLAVCGDKMDTWIVGRAPVGVHKPEPQSDSPESVIFFHKAHIMAGQVVADGKNIKDFRWLSYQEIRDTVEPSYWESIKDILSEF; this comes from the exons ATGCTTTCCAGGATTCCGTCGAGATGTGCAGTCG TCGGACCGTCGTTTCGACGTGGATTGGCTACAGAAGCAACAACGGCCAGCTCTCAACAGCCTTCCCCGAGCCAGTTGCCTTCAGAGCCCGCCAAGAAACCCTCTCGTCCGCATATCAAAACAGCCATTATTCTGAACCGTTCACCCATTCTTACAAGAACTCCGACGGCCTTTGAAAAAGCTTATTATAGCTACCAAGCCCGGATACGACGCGCTCTACACAACCCATTCCCATACGAGTTTTATTTCAAGCAGGGTACTTTACTGGAGACCCGTTTTAACCTTGAGGAACGAAAGCGAGAACGGCTTGCGTTTGGCCCAGGATTCCTGGAGAAGGAAGATATTAGTGAGGAGAAAAGGCAGGCCAACATTGCGGCTGTCGAACAACTGGCGCAGcaggaaggagagggagaagaacTCATGCCCAGGCAGCACGAAGCCGATATTAAAAATGACCAGAAAAGCCTGGATCGTATGGGACAGCGCAACTTGTATTTAGTGGTCCAAGTGACGGAGAATGGAAAGGATATTTGGCGCTTCCCTCAAGGAGATGTTGAGAAGGGGCAGCTTCTACACCAG GCTGCACAGAAAAACCTGCTTGCCGTATGCGGCGACAAGATGGATACTTGGATTGTTGGGAGAGCGCCAGTTGGCGTACATAAACCCGAGCCACAGTCGGATTCACCAGAA AGTGTCATATTCTTCCACAAAGCTCACATTATGGCTGGCCAAGTGGTGGCAGACGGCAAGAATATCAAGGACTTCCGATGGCTGTCATACCAAGAAATTCGCGATACCGTAGAGCCATCGTATTGGGAAAGCATCAAAGATATTCTCTCGGAGTTTTGA
- a CDS encoding V-type proton ATPase subunit H, whose translation MSISLLSSAYLEENSARIRSKLVPWEGYQRAELITLEELAAIKKVDRQPKAKCEAVLLSEGRTYALLYLNLLKKLQRVDTMQCLLILITDALQDHDERIPLFLKASQIDPDLPYAPLLRALEAQDEFVQLKTAQILTVFLSAEPAPLPTQYLQPFLTILSSFIQGPSSNKRDTSVQCLETLLSRQACRQEVWRIPNIIAGFMDILKRSPGNQMSYQVSFCLWLLSFEQNIAEQINKKFDIIPILVETAQSALKEKVIRVIVATFRNLVTKAPSQNLPAMLVCQLLPFVKNLATRKFSDEDIIEDVLFLKDELNSRFQSLTTYDEYTSELASGHLSWTPVHESDDFWKENATKLNDKDHEQLKILIKVLKESSDPIVLAVAAHDVGQYVRHYGPGKKSVADLGGKARVMELMTHPNSDVRYRALLSVQQLISQPWLTV comes from the exons ATGTCTATTTCGCTCCTCTCCAGCGCGTATCTAGAGGAAAATTCTGCAAGAATACGCTCAAAGCTAGTCCCATGGGAG GGCTATCAGCGAGCAGAGCTCATCACCTTGGAGGAGTTGGCCGCTATCAAGAAGGTCGACCGCCAGCCTAAGGCCAAATGTGAAGCAGTACTTCTGTCGGAAGGCAGAACGTATGCTCTACTGTATCTAAACCTACTTAAGAAACTTCAGCGAGTTGATACTATGCAATGTCTCCTTATTCTAATCACCGACGCACTGCAAG ATCACGATGAACGTATTCCACTATTTCTCAAGGCATCGCAGATAGATCCTGATCTTCCGTATGCGCCTCTTCTGAG GGCACTAGAAGCACAAGACGAGTTCGTACAACTCAAAACTGCGCAGATTCTGACAGTATTTCTGAG TGCAGAACCCGCTCCTCTTCCAACACAATACCTGCAGCCATTCCTTACCATCTTGTCCTCTTTCATACAAGGCCCCTCTTCAAATAAACGCGATACCTCTGTGCAATGCCTCGAAACTCTCCTCTCGCGTCAGGCCTGTCGACAAGAAGTGTGGCGGATTCCAAACATCATTGCAGG ATTCATGGATATTCTAAAACGCTCACCAGGAAATCAAATGAGCTACCAAGTCTCGTTTTGCTTGTGGCTGCTATCATTTGAGCAGAACATTGCAGAGCAGATCAACAA AAAATTCGATATAATACCCATCTTGGTTGAGACTGCTCAGAGTGCACTCAAGGAGAAAGTTATTCGTGTCATTGTGGCAACCTTCCGG AACCTTGTAACAAAAGCACCATCTCAGAACCTTCCAGCCATGCTTGTTTGCCAACTACTACCTTTCGTTAAAAATTTGGCAACCAGAAAATTCTCAGATGAGGATATCATCGAAGATGTCCTTTTCCTGAAAGACGAGTTAAATTCTCGGTTCCAAAGTCTGAC AACATATGATGAATACACATCAGAACTTGCTTCTGGACATTTGTCATGGACCCCAGTCCACGAATCTGATGATTTCTGGAAGGAGAACGCAACAAAGCTCAATGATAAAGATCATGAACAACTAAA GATTCTGATCAAGGTTCTGAAAGAATCTTCAGACCCGATTGTACTTGCCGTTGCCGCTCATGACGTAGGTCAGTATGTTAGGCACTACGGTCCTGGAAAGAA ATCTGTCGCTGACCTAGGAGGAAAAGCAAGAGTCATGGAGCTGATGACGCATCCCAATTCGGATGTCCGCTATCGTGCCTTGCTTTCAGTACAACAGCTTATTAGCCAACCTTGGCTTACTGTTTGA